A stretch of Eulemur rufifrons isolate Redbay chromosome 5, OSU_ERuf_1, whole genome shotgun sequence DNA encodes these proteins:
- the ZNF407 gene encoding zinc finger protein 407 isoform X2 — MMDTENKPENDKDENTEREAPDLRSISSHNEDCGPVSDVIANSSENSTSKRGFSESSNFDSVVIEEERSKHASKRMKLDEAAPLKAREQGFHGLETSESSVTHVGILLDEAVKEAFLNDCAGTCLPNALSPPPDFSTVDAVSLKTDTERKSAQEVVSLHPEREPPAPLKEISVSCTIGNVDTVLKCSVCGHLFSSCSDLEKHTECHMQQSKEHICCHCSHKAESSSALHMHIKQTHGPLKVFSCDLCGFQCVEENLLNAHYLGKTHLRRQNLAARGGFVQILTKQPFPKKPCTMGTKSVRAKPRAKNSDPKVLRNVGSKFKDFRGSISKQSDSSNELLVEMMPSRNTLSEKLEIVEENVNSLGIAQNPENQSKKLGALVTSEGLSDKLESTKNTLQTAHSISTTSRPRPERNILMLGNSFRRRSSTFTLKGQAKKRLNLLGINKRGTNETQRMYLKHFRAQMKTNDAEAMPSHVEMSSSVQSLCVTTSETREPKQDQGNSPLLGSIQLEALTVKPASDPQMLYTCTDCGQVATNGTDLETHVKRCHAREVKFCCQTCDFSSMSRRDFDEHLCNSQHQQTASVLRCQCCSFVSLNEINLRDHMKEKHSMDFLCTLCNLFFLSEKDMEEHKATEKHVSSLVQPKTSQSFNNDLVLQTLPLSTLESENTTDSMNESGKAAQEEPVKSRVSHGNEVRHSSKPQFQCKKCFYKTRSSTVLTRHIKLRHGQDYHFLCKACNLYSLSKEGMEKHIKRSKHLENAKKNNIGLSFEECIERVCIGANDKKEEFNVSGNGRIEGHVGVQLQEHSYLEKNIVSSKELSQSGVSTKDDETLTTAPKRGRPKGNISRTCSHCGLLASSITNLTVHIRRKHSHQYSYLCKVCKYYTVTKGDMERHCATKKHKGRVELEANGKQSSDIIVGPEGGNLEAGKKTASLAVTVSDEHANKPPESDASILQKPVVDNGNSIAVEVENVFHSVDGEVNSHLMDKKEQMSPEPEDLLQQGDACSQRDAAGAGDNKCIHCEFNAHSSTSLELHVKRKHTKEFEFYCMACDYYAVTRREMTRHAATEKHKMKRQSYLNSSNVEAGSAEMSKNIVIPEEEHQQNSGEFQIISDQPSDTFKSRTAADCSILDENTNLDMSKVLCAPDSVEIETEEESNFREDHSFCETFQQPLVKDKVRKPEEMVSLNISSNYGSPSRFQNENSGSSTLTAKKNHEMLNDVGDPDVPRESDGGSTADGGGKVLHKHLCPRVPDGAHPADSTTLAVTAREQGSPESGSQDEAGRAHGSEDLKGVQEDPGLEDKGILMNSQHEAEIILEEDSPASDSTAESNDVYETIISIDDKGQATYSFGRFDSSIIRIKNPEDGELIAQSEEGLIATGVRIGELPLKDCAQGMKKKKAEGNSFGESTRIRCDDCGFLADGLSGLNVHIAMKHPTKEKHFHCLLCGKSFYTESNLHQHLASAGHMRNEQASVEELPEGGATFKCVKCTEPFDSEQNLFLHIKGQHEELLREVNKYIVEDTEQINREREENQGNVCKYCGKMCRSSNSMAFLAHIRTHTGSKPFKCKICHFATAQLGDARNHVKRHLGMREYKCHVCGVAFVMKKHLNTHLLGKHGVGTPKERVKVAYRKLRTLPRIQNNWNASGASAAQSLCEHFE; from the exons ATGATGGATACTGAGAATAAACCTGAGAATGACAAGGATGAAAATACAGAGAGAGAAGCACCAGACTTGAGAAGTATTTCATCCCACAATGAAGACTGTGGGCCTGTATCTGATGTGATAGCAAACTCCTCTGAAAACTCCACAAGCAAAAGAGGTTTTTCAGAATCTTCAAACTTTGACAGTGTCGTtatagaggaagagagaagtaAACATGCTTCCAAACGAATGAAATTAGATGAGGCAGCACCCCTTAAAGCCAGAGAGCAGGGCTTTCATGGGTTAGAAACTTCCGAGAGCTCGGTCACACACGTGGGCATCCTGTTAGATGAAGCCGTGAAGGAGGCCTTCCTGAACGACTGTGCGGGTACATGCCTCCCAaatgccctctcccctcctcccgaTTTTAGCACTGTTGATGCTGTTTCTCTGAAAACGGACACTGAAAGAAAGTCTGCTCAGGAAGTGGTTTCCCTTCATCCAGAAAGAGAACCCCCTGCCCCCCTGAAAGAAATTAGTGTTAGCTGTACCATTGGAAATGTAGATACAGTTCTCAAATGCAGCGTATGTggccatttgttttcttcttgctctgATTTGGAAAAACATACTGAATGTCACATGCAACAGTCAAAGGAACATATCTGTTGCCACTGCAGCCACAAAGCAGAGAGCAGCTCAGCTCTGCACATGCATATCAAACAAACACATGGGCCACTCAAGGTCTTTTCTTGTGATCTTTGTGGCTTTCAGTGTGTGGAAGAAAACCTGTTGAATGCACATTATCTGGGCAAAACACATCTCCGGCGTCAGAATCTTGCTGCTCGTGGAGGATTTGTACAGATTTTAACCAAACAACCGTTTCCTAAAAAACCATGTACCATGGGAACAAAAAGTGTTCGTGCAAAACCAAGAGCAAAGAATAGTGATCCAAAAGTATTGCGAAATGTTGGAAGCAAATTTAAAGATTTCAGAGGAAGCATTTCTAAACAAAGTGATAGTAGCAATGAGCTGCTTGTTGAAATGATGCCATCCAGAAATACTTTGTCAGAAAAACTAGAGATTGTTGAAGAAAATGTTAATTCCCTTGGCATAGCTCAAAATCCTGAAAACCAGAGTAAAAAGCTAGGAGCCTTAGTAACCTCAGAGGGTCTCTCAGATAAATTGGAATCTACCAAAAATACCCTACAGACAGCACATAGTATCAGTACAACCTCGAGGCCAAGACCTGAGCGAAATATTCTAATGTTGGGTAATAGCTTTCGTAGACGAAGTAGCACTTTCACCTTGAAGGGTCAGGCAAAGAAAAGGCTTAATCTTTTAGGAATTAATAAAAGAGGCACAAATGAAACTCAGAGGATGTATCTGAAACACTTTAGAGCACAGATGAAAACAAATGATGCGGAGGCTATGCCTTCCCATGTGGAAATGAGCAGCAGTGTGCAGAGTCTGTGTGTGACTACCTCGGAAACTCGGGAGCCCAAGCAGGACCAGGGAAACTCCCCTCTTCTGGGTTCCATACAGCTGGAGGCCCTGACAGTGAAGCCGGCTTCTGACCCTCAGATGTTATATACTTGTACAGACTGTGGGCAAGTAGCTACAAATGGGACAGATTTGGAAACTCATGTGAAAAGGTGCCATGCCAGAGAGGTGAAATTTTGCTGCCAGACTTGTGACTTTTCCAGCATGTCCAGAAGGGACTTCGATGAACATTTATGCAATAGCCAGCACCAGCAGACTGCTTCTGTCCTCCGTTGTCAGTGTTGTTCGTTTGTTTCCTTGAATGAAATAAACCTTAGAGACCACATGAAGGAAAAGCACAGTATGGATTTTCTTTGCACCCTTTGTAATCTGTTCTTCTTGTCtgaaaaagacatggaagaacacAAAGCAACCGAGAAGCATGTTAGTTCCTTGGTTCAACCAAAGACTTCTCAATCATTTAACAATGATTTGGTTTTACAGACTTTACCTTTAAGTACTTTAGAATCAGAAAACACAACAGATTCTATGAATGAGTCAGGAAAGGCAGCTCAGGAAGAACCTGTGAAGTCCAGGGTAAGCCATGGAAATGAAGTAAGGCATTCAAGCAAGCCTCAGTTTCAGTGTAAGAAGtgtttttataaaacaagatCTTCCACTGTTCTCACAAGACATATAAAGCTTCGGCATGGTCAAGACTATCACTTTCTTTGTAAAGCTTGTAATCTTTATTCATTGAGCAAAGAAGGAATGGAGAAACACATTAAAAGAAGCAAGCATCttgaaaatgctaagaaaaataatattggcTTAAGCTTTGAAGAATGTATTGAAAGGGTATGTATAGGTGCAAATGATAAAAAGGAAGAGTTTAACGTTTCCGGAAATGGAAGGATTGAAGGCCATGTAGGCGTGCAGTTACAGGAGCATTCCTACCTGGAGAAAAACATAGTAAGTTCTAAGGAACTGTCACAGTCTGGTGTTAGCACCAAAGATGATGAAACTTTGACCACTGCTCCGAAGAGAGGGAGACCTAAAGGTAACATCTCACGGACGTGTTCACACTGTGGTCTTTTAGCCTCTAGTATTACAAACTTGACTGTTCACATTAGACGAAAACACAGTCACCAATATAGTTATTTATGCAAAGTGTGTAAGTATTATACTGTAACCAAGGGAGATATGGAGCGTCATTGTGCCACCAAGAAACATAAAGGACGAGTAGAACTagaagcaaatggaaaacaaagttcAGATATCATTGTTGGCCCTGAAGGGGGTAACCTTGAAGCTGGTAAAAAGACCGCCAGTTTAGCAGTGACCGTTTCGGATGAACACGCTAACAAGCCACCTGAGTCAGATGCCTCCATTTTGCAAAAGCCAGTAGTAGATAATGGAAATTCAATTGCAGTCGaagttgaaaatgtatttcattctGTAGATGGGGAAGTTAACAGTCACCTTAtggataaaaaggaacaaatgtcTCCAGAGCCAGAGGACCTTCTCCAGCAAGGGGATGCATGTTCCCAGAGAGATGCTGCAGGAGCAGGTGATAATAAATGTATACACTGTGAGTTTAATGCTCATTCTTCCACTTCTCTAGAGCTGCATGTAAAACGGAAACATACAAAAGAGTTTGAGTTTTATTGCATGGCATGTGATTACTATGCAGTGACTCGTCGAGAGATGACCAGGCATGCAGCCACagagaaacacaaaatgaaaaggcagtcTTATCTCAACTCTTCTAATGTAGAAGCAGGTTCTGCAGAAATGTCCAAAAACATCGTTATTCCCGAAGAGGAGCATCAACAAAATTCTGgggaatttcaaataatttctgaCCAACCATCTGATACTTTTAAATCTAGAACTGCTGCTGATTGTTCGATTTTAGATGAGAATACTAATTTAGATATGTCTAAAGTACTCTGTGCTCCTGACTCTGTAGAAATTGAGACTGAGGAAGAATCTAATTTCAGGGAAGACCATTCCTTTTGTGAGACTTTCCAGCAGCCCCTGGTCAAGGATAAAGTTAGGAAACCTGAAGAGATGGTATCCCTTAATATTTCCTCTAATTATGGCTCCCCGAGCAGATTTCAGAATGAAAATTCAGGAAGCTCAACTTTGACAGCAAAGAAAAACCATGAGATGTTGAATGACGTAGGTGACCCAGACGTCCCCCGTGAGAGCGATGGAGGAAGCACAGCGGATGGCGGAGGGAAAGTCCTTCACAAACACCTGTGTCCCCGAGTCCCAGATGGGGCACACCCAGCTGACAGCACTACCCTTGCTGTGACAGCACGGGAGCAGGGAAGCCCGGAGAGTGGGAGTCAAGACGAAGCTGGACGGGCACATGGTTCGGAGGATTTGAAAGGTGTTCAGGAGGATCCTGGTCTGGAGGACAAGGGCATTCTGATGAATTCACAGCACGAAGCAGAGATTATTTTGGAAGAGGATAGCCCAGCTTCTGATAGCACAGCTGAAAGTAATGATGTTTATGAAACTATAATTAGTATTGATGATAAAGGGCAGGCCACATACAGTTTTGGCCGGTTTGATTCTTCCATAATAAGAATAAAGAACCCTGAAGATGGTGAACTGATAGCCCAGTCTGAAGAGGGTCTGATAGCAACAGGAGTGAGAATTGGTGAGTTGCCCTTAAAAGACTGTGCTCAAggcatgaaaaagaagaaagctgaaGGCAATTCCTTTGGCGAATCCACGCGAATTCGTTGTGATGATTGTGGCTTCTTAGCAGATGGACTGAGTGGACTGAATGTTCACATAGCCATGAAGCATCCTACAAAAGAGAAACACTTTCATTGTTTACTATGTGGAAAGTCATTCTATACAGAAAGCAACCTTCATCAGCATTTGGCTAGTGCTGGTCATATGAGAAATGAACAGGCCAGTGTAGAAGAGCTTCCAGAGGGAGGGGCCACCTTCAAATGTGTCAAGTGTACAGAGCCCTTTGATTCAGAACAgaatttatttctgcatattaaaGGACAGCATGAGGAATTGCTACGGGAGGTGAATAAGTATATAGTGGAAGACACTGAGCAAATCAACCGCGAGAGGGAGGAAAACCAGGGAAACGTTTGCAAGTACTGTGGGAAGATGTGTCGAAGTAGCAACTCCATGGCCTTCCTGGCACACATTCGCACCCATACAG GATCAAAACCGTTCAAGTGCAAGATATGCCATTTTGCAACAGCTCAGCTTGGAGATGCCAGAAACCATGTGAAAAGGCACCTTGGGATGAGGGAGTACAAGTGTCATGTCTGTGG